Genomic DNA from Niabella ginsenosidivorans:
TCACCCAAAAACCCCGAACAAAAGGAACACAATAAAGAGGCTTTAAAACTGCTGGAGGTAAAAAAAGTCAGGCAATAATTGACCAGCAAACAATAGGGACGCCTTTTATCCCCAGACATAGGTTTAAGGAGAACTTTCTTGATTTTTATGACGAATAATGTAAATAATCATAAGAAAAAAAATAACCGCCACCTGCCTACCAGTTTTAAGCATTTCAAAACATTTCTTGGAAAAGATTACATTTCTCCAACAGAGATAACTGAAGATTTGTGCAAGCGATTTCGTACCTATTTATTAGAGCGATTTACAGGGTTAACGCCAATGGATTATTAAGCAAAATACTTTCCGGAGAACCCGGTTGATGAAGTATTTGCACAATCAAACCCCTGCGTAAAACTGAAAGAAATTGTAGAAGTTCCAGACTACTATGCTTTATTAGCTACTCCTTGCCATAATGAAGAAGTAAGTCATGCTTTTATATTTTGCCATTATGGCAACACCGCAGGCATGGGGTGAAGCTTGTGAAGTACCAGACATTGTTGTATAGCCGCCATTTTTATAGATCGAATACACATTAACTTCTGGTGCAGCATAATCAACAGTAGCACCGAAATTGCTAAATGAGGCAAAGTTATCATTAGTTTGGTCAATGGCAGATATTACGTAAATATTACTATGATTAAAGTGGGCCATTGGAAAGTTTACTACGTTAGCCGATCCATTT
This window encodes:
- a CDS encoding phage integrase SAM-like domain-containing protein — its product is MTNNVNNHKKKNNRHLPTSFKHFKTFLGKDYISPTEITEDLCKRFRTYLLERFTGLTPMDY
- a CDS encoding S8 family peptidase, with the protein product MKLFIPVKVTNPSGQLSIAELLLGIDYVYTSSSTGTKFVNISLWFPSGGTAPTVDTALVNLANQGAKIFVIAGNGSANVVNFPMAHFNHSNIYVISAIDQTNDNFASFSNFGATVDYAAPEVNVYSIYKNGGYTTMSGTSQASPHACGVAIMAKYKSMTYFFIMARSS